A portion of the Tachysurus vachellii isolate PV-2020 chromosome 14, HZAU_Pvac_v1, whole genome shotgun sequence genome contains these proteins:
- the LOC132856866 gene encoding sodium-coupled neutral amino acid symporter 2-like → MLTAVCIFSLYSVHLLLKTANVGGFMVYEKLGYKAFGLPGKLAATFSITLLNFGAMSSYLYIVKYELPIVIKAFTGDEGAWYTNGDYLVLLVTVIIILPLSLLKNLGYLGYTSSFSLLCMVFFLIVVIYKKFYIPCPLSSNFNTTLSNTTFTDLNTTATVYNEDSCKPKYFVYNSKTVYAVPIITFAFVCHPAILPLYDELIDRSRKKMQYVANVSFIAMFVMYLLAALFGYLTFYDTVEPELLHTYAKLHKLDVVLLIVRLAVLTAVTLTVPVVLFPMRTSFNQLLGGTNNFNWIRHISIPVLLLIAANVLVIFVPSIRDIFGFIGASAAAMLIFILPSAFYIKLVKKEPLKSVQKIGAILFLCGGIIVMIGSLTLIILDWVNSAAAP, encoded by the exons ATGCTAACAGCTGTGTGCATATTTTCCCTCTACTCTGTACATCTGTTGCTTAAGACCGCAAATGTAGGAG GTTTTATGGTCTATGAGAAGTTGGGCTACAAGGCTTTCGGCTTGCCTGGAAAGCTTGCAGCAACGTTCTCCATCACCCTGCTGAACTTTGGAG CCATGTCCAGCTACCTCTACATCGTGAAGTATGAATTACCAATAGTCATCAAAGCTTTCACCGGGGATGAAGG gGCTTGGTACACCAACGGAGACTACCTGGTTTTGCTTGTTACTGTCATCATTATTTTACCACTTTCACTGCTTAAAAATCTGG GATACCTCGGCTACACAAGCAGCTTCTCGTTGTTGTGCATGGTCTTCTTCCTAATTGTG gtaATCTACAAGAAGTTCTACATCCCCTGCCCATTATCCAGTAACTTCAACACGACATTAAGCAACACCACGTTCACAGATCTGAACACCACGGCCACAGTCTATAATGAGGACTCTTGCAAACCCAAATACTTTGTCTACaactcaaag ACTGTGTATGCCGTGCCTATTATCACCTTTGCCTTTGTGTGCCACCCGGCTATTCTGCCCTTGTACGATGAGCTAATAGA TCGTTCTCGTAAAAAGATGCAGTATGTGGCTAATGTGTCTTTCATTGCCATGTTCGTCATGTATCTGCTCGCTGCTCTGTTTGGATACCTGACCTTCTATG aCACGGTCGAGCCTGAACTTTTACACACGTATGCGAAGTTGCACAAATTGGATGTGGTGCTGCTGATTGTACGTCTGGCTGTTCTGACTgctgtcactctcactgtccCCGTCGTCCTCTTTCCT ATGCGCACCTCGTTTAATCAATTGTTAGGCGGCACTAACAACTTCAACTGGATCCGCCATATCAGCATCCCGGTGCTCTTGTTGATTGCAGCCAACGTGCTTGTCATCTTTGTACCAAGCATTAGGGATATCTTTGGATTCATTG gtgCTTCTGCTGCTGCTATGCTGATCTTCATCCTGCCATCTGCCTTCTACATCAAGCTGGTGAAGAAGGAGCCCTTGAAATCTGTGCAGAAGATAGGG GCAATCCTGTTTCTGTGCGGCGGCATCATTGTCATGATTGGTAGCCTGACTTTGATCATCCTGGACTGGGTCAACAGTGCGGCTGCCCCGTAG